From the genome of Sphingobacterium kitahiroshimense, one region includes:
- the der gene encoding ribosome biogenesis GTPase Der: MANIVAIVGRPNVGKSTLFNRLTESRKAIVDDFSGVTRDRHYETAEWIGKKFTVIDTGGFVHGSDDVFEEAIRDQVHIAIEEASAIIFMVDVTTGITDLDDEIADLLRRSSKPVYVAANKVDHAKLHHDSAEFYAFGLGEIYNVSSATGSGTGELLDAVVSTFEDEEEDDTTLAKYTIVGRPNVGKSSLTNALLGVDRNIVTPVAGTTRDSIRIHYKQFGHEFLLIDTAGLRRKSKVNEDIEFYSVMRTIKALEDSDVVLLMLDANDGIEAQDINIFHLAEKNRKGIVIIVNKWDTIEKDNKTMKEFEARIKEKIAPFTDIPIVFTSVTEKQRIFKALEVAAKVYENKTKKIPTSKLNEVMLQVIENYPPPALKGKYIKVKYVTQLPGRTPMFAFFCNLPQYVKDPYKRYIENKLREHFDFEGVPIQIYFRQK, encoded by the coding sequence ATGGCAAATATTGTTGCAATTGTAGGTCGTCCAAATGTTGGGAAATCCACGCTTTTTAATCGTCTGACGGAGAGTAGAAAAGCTATTGTTGATGACTTTAGTGGAGTGACGCGCGACCGTCACTATGAAACGGCAGAATGGATTGGGAAAAAGTTTACAGTAATTGATACTGGTGGGTTTGTACATGGATCGGATGATGTTTTTGAAGAAGCAATTCGTGACCAGGTTCATATCGCAATAGAAGAAGCATCAGCGATCATTTTTATGGTTGATGTAACAACAGGTATTACGGATTTAGATGATGAGATCGCAGATCTTTTGAGAAGAAGTTCTAAACCGGTATATGTTGCTGCAAATAAAGTTGACCACGCTAAATTACACCATGACTCTGCAGAGTTTTATGCTTTTGGTTTAGGTGAAATTTATAATGTTTCTTCCGCTACAGGATCGGGGACAGGGGAATTATTAGATGCTGTAGTTTCAACTTTTGAAGACGAAGAAGAAGATGATACCACATTAGCGAAATATACAATCGTAGGTCGTCCGAACGTAGGTAAATCTTCTTTAACAAATGCTTTATTAGGTGTTGATCGTAATATTGTAACACCTGTTGCAGGTACGACACGCGATTCGATTCGTATTCATTATAAGCAATTTGGACATGAGTTCTTATTGATTGATACAGCAGGTTTGAGACGTAAATCTAAGGTAAACGAAGATATTGAGTTTTACTCTGTGATGCGTACAATCAAGGCATTAGAGGATTCTGATGTTGTCCTTTTAATGTTAGATGCAAATGATGGTATTGAAGCACAGGATATCAATATTTTTCATTTGGCAGAAAAAAATAGAAAAGGTATTGTAATTATTGTCAATAAATGGGATACCATTGAAAAAGACAATAAAACGATGAAAGAGTTTGAAGCTCGAATTAAAGAGAAAATCGCTCCTTTTACAGATATACCGATTGTCTTTACTTCGGTCACTGAAAAACAACGTATTTTCAAAGCGCTAGAAGTAGCAGCAAAAGTTTATGAGAATAAAACGAAAAAAATACCTACTTCAAAATTGAACGAAGTGATGTTGCAGGTGATTGAGAATTATCCTCCACCAGCTTTAAAGGGTAAATATATCAAGGTAAAATACGTAACGCAATTACCAGGACGTACACCTATGTTTGCATTCTTCTGTAACTTACCACAGTATGTAAAAGATCCGTACAAACGTTATATCGAAAATAAATTACGTGAGCACTTCGATTTTGAAGGTGTTCCAATTCAAATATATTTTAGACAAAAATAG
- a CDS encoding SusC/RagA family TonB-linked outer membrane protein: MNKRFTKPFFTTKFYPITSALMFALVAPNMVMANDYGNLISVTSNSMQQKVSGTVTSSTGPLSGVTISVKEKPTLATSTDANGRYSLQVEVGQTLIFSAIGFNKTEKLVEGAFLNVQLQESNQALEEVVVVGYGTQKKESLTGALQVVKGDQLRGTTSPNVENMLNGKAAGVYVAPGSGQPGAKGGVVIRGQATLSGTTSPLWVVDGVILGSSAGDLNPDDIATLTILKDAASTAIYGSQGANGVVVVTTKNPSASGTSISFSTKMGFNQLTNGNMKMMNGAELYDYYASFANQSAIKFPRWNADLRDSNFDWWKVATQQGFTQNHNVSIQSGTEKLQSYLSLGYYNEVGAVKGYEYDRYNFRMNTVYKPTTWLTVKPTLVGARRGVEDRQYSTTAMYSNFPWDSPYDANGNLVGHRSSSWVNSASTNYLYDLQWDHSANTNYEFSGNMDFDIKFTNWLTFSSVNNYRYNTYSAAGYTDPRSNGGESVKGRLTDYRSEYARRYTSQILKFNKSWGKHAVNALAAYEFNDYWSKTLDVYGTGFIPGFEVLDVVSRPERTKGAINEWAVQSFLSNANYAYDGKYLGQLSFRRDGASNFGDNAKYGNFFSVSGGWNINRENWFNASWVDNLKVRASYGSVGNRPSELYPQYSLYSVSSSSGYNETSGALIYRIGNKNLTWERTFTTGAGFDASMFSNRARVSFDYYDKKTDNILYNVPISGLTGVTSVYKNIGKMQNRGIELTLGGDIIRKNDFTWSLDINIGHNKNKLTQLIKSKDASGNDVVRPLIIGDGLGIAGSANRVLEPGLPVDTYYMPIWAGVNVETGAPEWYKVETDQDGNQTQVKTSNYSAATLQKAGKASPDLFGGFNTGITYKQFDLNASFGYSIGGKIYNYSRQEYDSDGTYTDRNQMKLQDGWNRWEKPGDIATHPIAKYNNNDKGNSTSTRYLEDGDFLRLRSLTLGYNLKLEQYKLKNVRLFFTGENLFTITNYSGVDPEMSVNDSGAILGSAGPAIYPATRKFMFGLNVTF, translated from the coding sequence ATGAATAAAAGATTTACAAAACCTTTTTTTACGACTAAATTTTACCCGATTACATCTGCCTTAATGTTTGCTCTTGTAGCTCCAAATATGGTGATGGCAAATGATTATGGTAATTTGATTAGCGTAACAAGTAATAGTATGCAACAGAAAGTTTCTGGTACTGTTACATCAAGTACGGGCCCATTAAGCGGAGTGACTATTTCTGTGAAAGAAAAACCTACTCTTGCGACTTCAACTGATGCTAATGGTCGCTATTCTCTTCAAGTTGAAGTTGGTCAAACTTTGATTTTTTCAGCCATTGGATTTAACAAAACTGAAAAACTAGTGGAAGGTGCATTTTTAAATGTGCAGTTACAAGAGTCCAATCAAGCACTTGAAGAAGTTGTAGTTGTAGGTTATGGCACTCAAAAGAAAGAGAGTCTAACAGGAGCGCTACAAGTTGTAAAGGGTGATCAATTGAGAGGTACAACTTCTCCGAATGTGGAGAATATGTTAAATGGAAAAGCTGCTGGTGTTTATGTTGCCCCCGGATCGGGTCAGCCAGGTGCAAAAGGAGGAGTCGTGATTCGTGGTCAAGCTACTTTAAGTGGTACAACTAGTCCGCTCTGGGTCGTAGATGGTGTAATTCTTGGATCTAGTGCTGGAGATTTAAATCCAGATGATATCGCAACATTAACAATTTTGAAAGACGCAGCTTCCACTGCTATTTATGGTTCTCAAGGCGCAAATGGTGTAGTTGTCGTAACGACTAAGAACCCATCTGCAAGCGGCACTTCAATCAGTTTTTCTACAAAAATGGGATTCAATCAGCTTACCAATGGTAATATGAAAATGATGAACGGTGCAGAATTGTATGATTACTATGCTTCTTTTGCTAACCAAAGTGCAATCAAATTTCCACGTTGGAATGCAGATTTAAGAGATAGCAATTTTGACTGGTGGAAAGTAGCTACTCAGCAAGGATTTACGCAAAATCATAATGTTTCGATTCAAAGTGGTACGGAGAAGTTGCAGTCTTACTTGTCATTAGGTTATTATAATGAAGTAGGTGCTGTAAAAGGTTATGAATACGATCGTTATAACTTCCGTATGAATACAGTTTATAAGCCTACCACATGGTTGACTGTTAAACCAACATTGGTGGGGGCACGTCGTGGAGTTGAAGATAGACAGTATTCTACAACTGCTATGTATTCAAATTTCCCTTGGGACAGTCCATATGATGCTAATGGTAACTTGGTTGGTCACCGTTCAAGTAGCTGGGTAAATAGTGCGAGTACAAACTACCTTTACGATTTACAATGGGATCATAGCGCCAACACAAATTATGAATTCAGTGGTAATATGGACTTTGATATCAAGTTCACGAATTGGCTAACATTTTCGTCTGTTAATAACTACCGCTATAACACGTATAGTGCTGCTGGTTATACTGATCCACGCTCTAATGGTGGAGAAAGTGTAAAAGGACGTTTAACCGATTATCGTTCGGAATATGCACGACGTTACACCAGCCAAATATTAAAATTCAATAAATCTTGGGGCAAGCATGCTGTGAACGCATTAGCAGCATATGAATTCAATGATTATTGGTCTAAGACATTAGATGTATATGGAACTGGATTTATTCCAGGATTTGAAGTGCTTGATGTTGTTTCTCGACCAGAAAGAACTAAAGGAGCGATCAATGAATGGGCTGTTCAATCTTTCTTGTCTAATGCAAACTATGCTTACGATGGTAAATATTTAGGACAATTGTCTTTCCGTCGTGATGGCGCTTCTAACTTTGGTGACAATGCGAAATACGGAAATTTCTTCTCTGTGAGTGGAGGATGGAATATCAATCGCGAGAATTGGTTCAATGCCTCATGGGTTGATAATTTAAAAGTTCGTGCTTCTTATGGTTCTGTCGGTAACCGCCCTAGTGAGTTGTATCCACAATATAGCTTATATTCTGTATCATCATCATCCGGATATAATGAGACTTCGGGCGCTTTGATTTATCGGATTGGAAACAAGAATCTGACGTGGGAGCGTACGTTTACTACAGGGGCAGGATTTGATGCATCGATGTTCAGTAATCGTGCTCGTGTAAGTTTTGACTACTATGATAAAAAAACCGATAATATCTTATATAATGTGCCAATTAGTGGATTAACTGGAGTTACTTCTGTGTATAAGAATATCGGTAAGATGCAAAATAGAGGTATTGAGCTTACTTTAGGTGGAGATATCATTCGAAAAAATGACTTTACGTGGAGTCTGGATATCAATATTGGTCACAATAAAAATAAACTGACACAATTGATTAAGAGTAAGGATGCTAGTGGAAATGACGTTGTTAGACCACTTATCATTGGTGATGGTTTAGGCATCGCTGGTTCTGCTAATCGTGTTTTAGAACCTGGTTTACCTGTTGATACCTATTATATGCCGATATGGGCTGGAGTGAATGTAGAGACAGGTGCTCCCGAATGGTATAAAGTTGAAACCGATCAAGATGGTAATCAAACTCAAGTAAAGACCTCTAATTATTCTGCAGCAACATTACAGAAAGCAGGAAAAGCATCGCCAGATCTATTTGGAGGATTCAATACTGGAATAACTTATAAGCAATTTGATTTAAATGCTTCGTTTGGCTATTCAATTGGTGGAAAAATCTATAACTATTCTCGTCAAGAATACGATTCGGATGGAACATATACAGATAGAAATCAAATGAAATTGCAAGATGGCTGGAACCGTTGGGAAAAACCGGGAGATATAGCAACACATCCTATTGCGAAATACAATAATAACGATAAAGGAAATTCTACTTCAACTCGTTATTTAGAAGATGGTGATTTTTTAAGGTTGCGTTCTTTAACCTTAGGATATAATTTGAAATTGGAACAGTATAAATTGAAAAATGTTCGTTTGTTCTTTACGGGGGAGAACTTGTTTACCATTACAAATTACTCAGGTGTAGATCCTGAAATGTCTGTGAATGATTCAGGTGCTATATTGGGTTCTGCAGGACCTGCTATTTATCCTGCTACACGTAAATTTATGTTTGGTCTTAATGTGACATTTTAG
- a CDS encoding DUF4440 domain-containing protein — MNIWNKMSAIVFMSAFSAQVYAQVPDKVGSLINADKEAALISKTTTPHQAFLSIVDKESKFFVPSEVNALDYLNNRPNIPDVLTWEPALAMVSKSQEFGVTTGPMEFQKVGARKRFGQYLTVWKRNKKGKWLVDIRAEVENFGNKENSELEFYEPSEAWYLKHRSQVRLDQRKEIVFETDKLLSTVLKADNQAGYKEFLNEDARFLFPWIQPIEGKKEILAYLKKSRINILTTPEKVGRAYSGEYAYSFGTATVNIKDKVVKYNYIRIWKLSELAKDDVSKANWNILVEMMFER; from the coding sequence ATGAATATATGGAATAAAATGTCGGCAATAGTTTTCATGAGTGCCTTTTCAGCACAAGTGTATGCACAGGTTCCCGATAAAGTAGGTAGTTTAATCAATGCCGACAAAGAGGCTGCGTTGATTTCTAAGACAACTACTCCGCATCAGGCTTTTCTGTCGATTGTCGATAAAGAGTCTAAATTTTTTGTTCCTTCCGAGGTCAATGCTTTAGATTATCTTAATAATAGGCCGAATATACCCGATGTACTAACTTGGGAACCAGCGCTAGCGATGGTTTCAAAAAGTCAAGAATTTGGCGTTACTACTGGTCCGATGGAATTTCAGAAAGTAGGAGCGAGAAAACGTTTTGGACAGTACTTAACGGTCTGGAAAAGAAATAAAAAAGGTAAATGGCTGGTGGATATTCGTGCTGAAGTCGAAAATTTTGGCAATAAGGAAAATTCTGAACTGGAGTTTTATGAACCTAGTGAAGCTTGGTATTTGAAACATCGTTCTCAGGTACGTTTAGATCAACGTAAAGAGATTGTTTTTGAAACCGATAAGCTTTTGTCGACAGTTCTTAAAGCGGATAATCAAGCGGGCTATAAAGAGTTTTTGAATGAAGATGCAAGATTTCTTTTTCCTTGGATCCAACCGATAGAGGGTAAAAAAGAAATATTAGCATACTTAAAGAAATCCCGGATTAATATTCTAACTACTCCTGAAAAAGTAGGGAGAGCATATAGCGGTGAATATGCATATTCATTCGGTACTGCAACTGTTAATATTAAGGATAAGGTTGTTAAATACAATTATATCCGTATTTGGAAGTTGAGTGAACTCGCGAAGGACGATGTATCTAAAGCAAATTGGAATATACTTGTTGAAATGATGTTCGAAAGATAA
- the cysS gene encoding cysteine--tRNA ligase — protein sequence MENNLHLYNTLTRKKEKFQPLHPSLVGMYVCGPTVYSDVHLGNCRTFVSFDLIFRYLKHLGFKVRYVRNITDAGHLEGDNDEGDDKFAKKAKLEQLEPMEIVQKYTLGFHDVLRLFNTLPPSIEPTATGHISEQIEMVQKIIANGYAYEVDGTVYFDVEKYVKDYDYTILTNRKLEDMLNNTRELGGQDEKHGRLDFALWIKAKPEHIMRWPSPWSVGFPGWHIECSAMSRKYLGDQFDIHGGGMDLAATHHTNEIAQSEACNHTAPAKYWMHTNMLTVNGARMSKSSGNGFLPHQLFTGDHPLLERGYSPMAVRFFMLQAHYRSTLDFSNEALDAADKGFKRLMTAVNLLDKLKPSKGKSAVDVADLRAKCYAAMDDDFNSPILIAELFEVVRSINSIYDGKAAISAADLEELRAFVQHFIFDILGLQDDQLSSTDNVDEIMAIVIKLRDGAKQNKDFATSDRIREELNAIGIQLKDSKDGTLWNKI from the coding sequence ATGGAAAACAATCTTCATTTATACAATACGTTAACACGTAAGAAAGAAAAATTCCAACCATTACATCCCTCTTTAGTAGGGATGTATGTTTGTGGGCCTACTGTATACAGTGATGTTCACTTAGGAAATTGTCGGACTTTTGTGTCATTTGATTTGATATTTCGTTATTTAAAACATCTCGGATTTAAAGTTCGTTATGTACGTAATATTACCGATGCAGGCCATTTGGAAGGGGATAATGATGAAGGTGATGATAAGTTTGCTAAAAAGGCAAAATTGGAGCAATTGGAACCGATGGAGATTGTTCAAAAATATACTCTTGGTTTCCACGATGTGCTTCGTCTTTTTAATACTTTACCTCCAAGTATAGAACCGACCGCTACAGGACATATTTCTGAGCAGATTGAAATGGTCCAAAAGATCATTGCTAATGGCTATGCTTATGAAGTAGATGGGACTGTATATTTTGATGTAGAGAAATATGTGAAAGATTACGATTATACTATTCTGACTAATCGTAAGCTGGAAGATATGTTGAATAATACACGTGAGCTTGGTGGCCAAGATGAAAAACATGGCCGTCTGGATTTTGCATTATGGATCAAAGCTAAGCCAGAACATATTATGCGCTGGCCTTCACCTTGGAGTGTTGGATTTCCGGGTTGGCATATTGAATGTTCGGCGATGAGCCGTAAATATTTAGGCGATCAGTTTGATATTCATGGTGGAGGTATGGATCTGGCAGCAACGCATCATACAAACGAAATAGCTCAGTCTGAAGCATGTAATCATACTGCACCTGCCAAATATTGGATGCATACCAATATGTTAACGGTAAATGGAGCACGTATGTCTAAATCTTCAGGAAATGGCTTTTTACCTCATCAGTTGTTTACCGGTGATCATCCTTTGTTGGAACGTGGATATTCACCTATGGCTGTTCGTTTCTTTATGTTACAAGCGCATTATAGAAGCACATTGGATTTCTCAAATGAGGCACTTGATGCTGCAGATAAAGGGTTCAAGCGTCTTATGACAGCGGTAAATCTATTGGATAAGCTGAAACCTTCAAAAGGTAAGTCTGCTGTTGATGTAGCTGATTTACGTGCGAAATGTTATGCTGCCATGGATGATGATTTCAATAGCCCTATCTTAATTGCAGAATTGTTTGAAGTCGTTCGTTCGATTAATTCTATTTACGATGGAAAAGCAGCTATCAGTGCTGCTGATCTAGAAGAGTTAAGAGCATTTGTACAACATTTTATTTTTGATATTCTAGGCTTGCAAGATGATCAATTATCGAGCACTGATAATGTGGATGAAATCATGGCTATTGTGATCAAATTACGTGATGGAGCTAAGCAAAATAAAGATTTTGCTACATCTGATCGTATTCGTGAGGAACTTAATGCTATCGGTATTCAATTAAAAGATAGCAAAGATGGAACGCTTTGGAATAAGATTTGA
- a CDS encoding RagB/SusD family nutrient uptake outer membrane protein encodes MKKILFVLLAAASFTSCNIDRLPHNLMDSDVIANNPDAMINGAYAQLKAWSDPMHRAGEYAGDNMMIRGASTDAFYEFISYARTPNNGRLSEFWNAGYKAIAQSSNVMKIIKEGESAEKDNQLGECYYIRGMMYFYLVRAYGRPYYQNPETNLGLPIVNGTPDDVFDNLHLPDRSTVKETYAQAISDLKKAESLLTINKGNIYASKGAAQAMLSRVYLYMSGTYQSPNAEYARLSVEYADKVINSGSYSLLERERFMKYNTFTPENNNETIFAVKRVASEFSGDDHYYGIGGMYSNIGGMGWGEMYASAKYIDLLNETGRNDWRPDNYRIVDARASFIEPTYAKDEKTGKYSEVFRFVKEDGVSTLNYAQFVIERVGNAINAVEVIPETKTEKEKRISYALTVIDAGQGTYSLIYKDGKTYKGVLDYYISLNRVYPQFYITKCSKEGENSQLHSPVISRLGEVYLNRAEAQAKLGNYSAALADLNKIRTRSITNGAYSSLNASNASKLIDKERELELAFQAERSYDVFRNGEALTRQYPGPHNQSEVIAPTDFRVVYFIPQSAINSYPGVLTQNPTQ; translated from the coding sequence ATGAAAAAGATATTATTTGTATTATTAGCAGCTGCTAGCTTTACGTCATGTAATATAGATAGGTTACCCCATAACTTAATGGATTCGGATGTTATTGCGAATAATCCAGACGCGATGATCAATGGTGCTTATGCACAATTAAAAGCATGGTCAGACCCGATGCATCGCGCAGGGGAATATGCAGGAGATAATATGATGATTAGGGGTGCCTCAACGGATGCATTTTATGAGTTTATTTCTTATGCACGTACTCCGAATAACGGACGTTTGTCTGAATTTTGGAATGCAGGTTATAAGGCAATTGCTCAATCTTCCAATGTGATGAAAATTATAAAAGAGGGAGAAAGTGCTGAAAAAGACAATCAATTAGGAGAATGTTACTATATCCGCGGGATGATGTATTTCTATTTGGTTCGTGCATATGGACGTCCTTATTATCAAAATCCAGAAACAAATCTAGGTTTGCCTATTGTAAATGGTACACCGGATGATGTATTTGATAATTTACATTTACCAGACCGTTCAACTGTTAAAGAAACTTATGCGCAAGCGATAAGCGATCTGAAGAAAGCGGAGTCTTTGTTGACAATTAATAAAGGTAATATTTATGCTTCTAAGGGAGCAGCTCAAGCGATGTTATCCCGTGTTTATCTATATATGAGTGGTACATATCAATCACCCAATGCAGAATATGCAAGATTGTCTGTTGAGTATGCGGATAAGGTAATCAACTCTGGATCTTATTCATTGTTGGAAAGAGAGCGATTTATGAAATATAATACGTTCACACCAGAAAATAATAACGAGACTATTTTCGCAGTTAAAAGAGTAGCATCTGAATTTTCGGGTGATGATCATTATTATGGTATTGGTGGTATGTATTCCAATATTGGAGGTATGGGCTGGGGTGAGATGTATGCAAGTGCTAAATACATTGATTTATTGAATGAAACCGGTCGTAACGATTGGCGTCCAGATAATTATCGCATCGTTGATGCTCGAGCATCTTTTATAGAACCTACTTATGCAAAAGATGAAAAAACAGGTAAGTATTCTGAAGTGTTTCGTTTTGTAAAAGAAGATGGAGTGAGTACGTTAAACTATGCTCAATTTGTTATTGAACGAGTTGGAAATGCAATCAATGCTGTAGAAGTAATCCCAGAAACGAAAACGGAGAAGGAGAAAAGAATATCATATGCATTAACTGTAATTGATGCAGGTCAGGGAACTTATAGCTTGATATATAAAGATGGTAAAACCTACAAAGGTGTACTGGATTACTATATTTCCTTGAACCGTGTATATCCTCAGTTTTACATCACCAAATGTTCTAAAGAAGGTGAAAATTCGCAATTACATTCACCTGTCATCAGCAGGTTAGGAGAGGTTTATCTCAATAGAGCAGAAGCACAAGCAAAACTAGGTAATTACAGTGCAGCTTTAGCGGATTTAAATAAAATAAGAACCCGCTCAATTACGAATGGTGCTTATTCATCTTTAAATGCTTCAAATGCAAGTAAATTAATTGATAAAGAGCGTGAATTGGAATTAGCATTTCAAGCAGAACGTAGCTATGATGTATTTCGTAACGGTGAAGCCTTGACGCGTCAATATCCGGGACCGCACAATCAGTCAGAGGTTATTGCTCCGACAGACTTTCGTGTAGTATACTTTATACCACAGTCTGCGATTAATTCTTACCCTGGTGTATTAACACAAAATCCAACTCAATAG
- a CDS encoding RagB/SusD family nutrient uptake outer membrane protein has translation MKRHILYPLLATTLLFGACSKDFLDRTPVNKVPEEEFWRTENDVKLAVNAIYGKLSDGMYDDGASDLVHAQYPWESASTAISSGSLGADIDAGWSYIPIRTCNYFLENVDKAVMDETLKERYKAEVRFIRAYLYIPMVEKFGDIPLVTKVLTKEESNVPRVAKKEVLDFLFKELQEVSAKLPASYSSEKGRITKGAALALQSRLYLMENNWEEAARTAKEVMGLGYGLFHAGAESELNKKDNYAQFVDFENADDEKKFRLGLRSYEGIFQVENEGNSEVILDRQYIRVAQSQLNNTLLGEGAVGGWSSLTPTQNLVDLYVNFKTGESIKPVSAEVRAANYAKADKADFVKEFKNRDPRFYASILFETAPWNALTKEGGYKFTWSSGKSNMSITGYNFRKLVDPTSNRDQIDSYANVILIRYAEVLLNYAEAQNEKSGPDATVFDALDQLRVRAGLPKVDRGAYGSQGKLRELIRNERAVELVLEGVRYYDIRRWKTAPDVMKNIYDVKNGLAQERVWNDRLYLMPVPQSQIDLSYGVLKQNTGY, from the coding sequence ATGAAAAGACATATATTATATCCCTTATTAGCAACAACACTGTTATTTGGAGCCTGTTCAAAAGATTTTTTAGACCGTACACCTGTTAACAAGGTTCCGGAGGAAGAATTTTGGAGAACTGAAAATGATGTGAAATTAGCGGTAAACGCTATTTATGGAAAACTATCTGATGGTATGTATGATGATGGAGCTTCAGATTTGGTTCATGCTCAATACCCATGGGAAAGTGCTTCAACGGCAATATCATCTGGCTCGCTAGGTGCAGACATCGATGCAGGCTGGAGTTATATTCCAATCCGAACATGTAATTATTTTTTAGAAAATGTAGATAAAGCTGTCATGGATGAAACGCTTAAAGAGCGTTATAAAGCTGAAGTTCGTTTTATTCGTGCTTATCTATATATCCCTATGGTAGAGAAATTTGGAGATATTCCTTTGGTGACTAAGGTCTTGACTAAGGAAGAATCTAATGTTCCTCGCGTTGCGAAGAAGGAAGTACTTGATTTCTTGTTTAAGGAATTACAAGAAGTTTCAGCAAAATTGCCTGCGTCATACTCTTCTGAAAAGGGAAGGATTACGAAAGGTGCCGCTTTAGCTTTACAATCGCGATTATATTTGATGGAGAATAATTGGGAGGAGGCTGCACGTACAGCCAAGGAAGTAATGGGCTTAGGATATGGATTGTTTCATGCTGGTGCTGAATCAGAATTAAATAAAAAAGATAATTATGCGCAATTTGTTGATTTTGAAAATGCTGATGATGAGAAAAAGTTTCGATTAGGGCTTAGAAGTTATGAAGGTATCTTTCAGGTTGAAAATGAAGGTAACAGTGAAGTGATTTTGGATAGACAATATATTCGTGTCGCTCAATCTCAATTGAATAATACCTTACTAGGAGAAGGTGCTGTGGGCGGCTGGAGTTCTTTAACACCAACACAGAATTTAGTTGATCTTTATGTTAATTTTAAGACGGGAGAATCCATCAAGCCTGTGAGTGCTGAAGTAAGAGCTGCTAATTATGCAAAAGCGGATAAGGCTGATTTTGTGAAGGAGTTTAAAAATCGTGATCCACGTTTTTATGCCTCTATATTATTTGAGACAGCGCCTTGGAATGCTTTAACAAAAGAAGGAGGATATAAGTTTACTTGGAGCAGTGGTAAATCTAATATGTCAATAACAGGATATAATTTTAGGAAATTAGTAGATCCAACATCTAATAGAGATCAGATTGATTCTTATGCTAATGTTATCCTAATTCGTTATGCTGAAGTTTTACTTAACTACGCAGAAGCTCAAAATGAAAAATCTGGACCAGATGCAACAGTTTTTGATGCTTTGGACCAACTTCGTGTTCGTGCAGGTTTGCCTAAAGTCGATCGCGGAGCATATGGAAGTCAAGGTAAGTTAAGGGAATTAATTCGTAATGAGAGAGCTGTTGAATTGGTGTTAGAAGGCGTGCGCTATTATGATATTCGTCGTTGGAAAACCGCTCCTGATGTAATGAAAAATATTTACGATGTAAAAAATGGGCTAGCTCAAGAGCGAGTTTGGAATGATAGATTATATCTAATGCCTGTTCCGCAAAGCCAAATTGATTTATCTTATGGAGTTTTGAAACAGAACACAGGTTATTAA